A stretch of DNA from Lotus japonicus ecotype B-129 chromosome 4, LjGifu_v1.2:
taattaatgagaATACGTCCAACCTCTAGGATAGGTCGAAGGACCTCAATTATGTCTGCACTGAATGCCAGTAGACCACAATCCTTCATAAGATAGATAGTACAAGCTCATCAATCTCACAGCTACCATTTTGTTTGTTCTTCTGATCGTAGTTAGTGCCATGGATAATATTTTTCGTTAAAAATAACAGTTgcataaattaagaaaaaaaaattataaaactgtAAAGGTGTGTAGTTTTTAGTTTCCCAAATTTTCCCACAATTGGCGATGATGAAACTAATACCCTCAATGCTTGGAAATTATATTAAGTAGATATACATTtgctaaaaaatatttatattttactatatataaaggtatGTATTAATATGTATACATATGATTAGTAGAAGTAGAACTCATATTCTTAATATTTCTCAcataaatttcaattaattaacaaaaaattgTTGAATAAAAATTGACTCTTGCTAGTTTTTTTCAGAGATAAAAGTGTCTAACATCGATCCTTTGATTCCTTTCCACatactaaaaaataataataaatcaatCATTTTTGTGTGTGAAGCCTGATTTCTTTATCGAAAAAATGCTATTAGCTACTCATTTAGTAGAAATCAATGAGTCCACtagaatataaaaaataatccgCTATAACTTGATTTATTTATATGGTTTCATTTTCAATTAGGTAGGAACTACATCATACATAATTTCAACTAAAAAAAGTAATGTTGGAAAAAACAATATTATGAGTGTTGGTatcttcctcttgtaaaaaaaaaattgatggtagtccttctattttttttattaaattcccTCTTAGTAAAGTGTTTTAAAggcatttgtttttcttttaatcaaTGAAATACAAATTACACAACAATGCAAGTAAGAAACGAATTCAACTCAGCATGCGATAAACGCCATCTGTGAAGATCAATCAGGCAACCTAAACTCAATAGAGGTAATTTATCAGCACACACATTAGCTTCTCTCCGGATATAGTGAAAAAAGACAAGCCAAGAACGGACAGAAATATCCAAAAACATTTGTTTAAACAAAGAAATAtagtataaaatataatatttaattattaaatatgttATTGGTCCTTGAAAAAAAGGGATGAATTGGATTTAATccttttaaacttttttttagcTTTTAGTCCCAACATTAGTGAAATGGGTGAAATTAGTCCTCGACTCATTTTTTGGTGGTTTAAACTGCCactaaaatttgaaataaagAATTTGTAACGGTTAAAAATCGTCGCTAATACAAAAAAAACACCACAAATAATACGACAATGACTAACTCCACATATTTCAATAATATGGGGATTaaaagctttaatttttttaaagagacCAAATTCAATTCACCCTATTTTAGAAggtttaaaaacatatttaccccttaattttttattcttaaatCTTCAAAAAGTGTTCTAATTAAACACATTTCTACATTACAAAGGACATAGGCAGCACGCGTATGCTGTATAGAGCATTATATTCTTTCCTGAAATATCAGTGAGCTAGAAAGAAATTGCATTGTTCTCTGGGAGGAGGGGGTGGGAAGTGGGGGCAGAGAGCACTAAGGACAACAACCAGGTAGAATACAAACGTAAGGAGACAAATTCAGAACTGTTTTGCTGGGATTTGGAACAACAAATTAACATTCAAGTACAGTAGTATTAGACCCAAAAGAGACATGCATGTATAGTGATTCATCCATCGTTTTCAGAAGGATAAGATTTGAAGCTTGCTTTGTTGGACGTCCCAGATTTGTACAAAGATTATATAACTTTTGTTGTAATAAAGTTCAACAATTTCTTTTGCTAAAAGGTAACAAATTTGAAACCTCAACTTTTCCTTATAACTTCTACTGTAAGTCagcttaaaaaaaaacttctactGTAAGTCTAACACTCCATTACCACGAGTCTGTTTGGATACGGATTTAATGAAGGTTTATCTATTAAAAAATGCACAAAATTAATCTTAATAAGTGTTGTTTAGTTTTAGCCCTTAAATGCAAAATAATAGTGTGTGATTTTGGTCCCTATTGTCAAGGTCAACAAATGGACTAAAACAACCAAAAGACTATTACTTTATAGGGACTGAAACAACAAATTAACCCataaaaactcttctccttcatcttccaatcacataaaaaaaaaatcattctccttcttcatcatcatcatcttcttcttcctatcGTCATCACACCAAACCAACAAAACCCTCACTCAAACAACCAACATCAATGCAATACCATCACCCAAATAGTGAACCACCAAGTTTCGGTATCAAATCCGTACCATATGTCTCTATCCTCATCGACCCAATTGTTCCCCATGCCAGCAATCTGAGGCCCCAATTGGCCGCACACGGTTAAATATTCACTCCTTTCAATATTGTTGCGACTGAATTTCCTTCCGTTTGTCTTTCTCCTTTACgctcaatttttttcttctattttaatttctatGTGACGGCACCACAAGTCCAAAGAGATTGGAGGAGAAGACATCGCTCATTcgtttgatttctttctcaaatATGGTGTTAAAGTCCCTTCTTTTGCTTTGTGATTTGTAAATTTATCTATTCAGTAATTTCACTTCCATCTTCATGGGTTTTGGTATACATGTTGAGATAGATTTGTGCTAAGCTTAAACTTCTCAAACGACACATATTTCACAATTTAACATGTTGTTTGATGATGGTAGTGCATTGATGTTGGTCGTTTGGGTGAGGGTTTTGTGGTGGTTTAGTGTGATGATgatcggaagaagatgaaggtaaaGAATTTTTCTGGGTGTGAttgaaagaaaaagatgaaGGAGAATAGTTTTTTCTaggttaattaatttattcaacCTAATTCAACTATATTTGATTATAATTTGTTGATAAAATATGACATGACACCTAAGAGTTTTCAATCCCTATAAATAAAAggatttttttggtttttgtcCCTCCATTAGTCACATCAGTGTTTTTGTATGAACCTTAATGGTATGGACCAAAGTCAttctattattttatatttaaaggctaaaaaaaagaaaaacttatagggccaaaacctaaaaaaaaaaaaaaccactatTTTATAGGAATTTCAAACATTTTTTAATACTGAGCCTATTAATTGGTTTGAGTTGTTCATACTTAAATAAATGTCCAGTGAAAATATCATTGTCAAAGAAAGCACTTTTCAATCATCAATTTCCGTTACATGGTGAACCTTTATTCAAAATCCCATAATCCTACTCCAATTATTCATTTGCTCTCTCCAAGTGTACCCTGCAATGGATACAGGCTCATACAGCATGTGCAAGAGTTTGGTATAAGCTGAAGGCTGTGAAAGTGCCAATTGTATACGTTAGTTATATAATCAGAGGAGAGAACACGTAGCAACTCATTTTACCTCCCATCCACTGGCCccatattttccttttcaagGGGTAAAATCCCATTTTTCTCCCTCCCACTTGTTTTCAGAACATGGTTATAGGATGTGTTTCAGTAAAGTGAACACTAGTTGAATCAAGCGCTTATGTCGATAAGCACTTGACATGAACGCTTATTcataaatcaattaaaaaaatttattgatatAAATTGTAAATACGTCGTAGATAagcacaaatttatcttaataaTTTATAACAATAAACTCAAAACATGTTACAAATAAATATAAGCTCTTATAAACTCTTACATAAACACTTATGTTATTAGATAAACTCATTCAAACGGTGCTAAGATTAGTGAGAGACACcaatttaaaaaggaaaaatagggATTTGGATTTTCTACTCTAAAACCCCCTAAATTCATTGGatttatagttttatattaGTTGAATTCTGATCCGACAATTCGAATTTAGAGTAATTAATTTTATGTTTgtgattttcattttaaatCTAAACTATCTAATCCTGATTCAATGACCTTCTAAATTATGGCTGCAGTAACTTTAAGAAATTTTGACTGCAAGAAATCCATTGTGCCTGGTTGAATATAAACAATTCAATATGTAGTTACTTTGAAAATTTAGATCCCCTTTGTATTAGTTTTTTTGTCACACTCAACTTTCTAACAATTTTTTGCTACAAATTTGACAAGTACTAGAATACCACTGTGGATTGAAAAATCAAACATTTAACATCATCTAACTAGTGTCAATTGagctaaaaaaagaaaaagaaaaaactactTAAGCTGGTATCTCCTTTCACTTTCTGAATTGAACAGCTAAAAAGTTGACTGGTTAAGTTCATGGATGATAATGAGATGGCAATTTGGTAACTATGAGTTTGCATGCAAATAGTACCCCAAGGTCCATTCTTGGAAATGGTCCTATTGGTTCATTCTCATCAATGAAAGGAATGTTTTTTGGGATTGTAATAAATTCAGTAACACACATGAATGaaagaataaaataataagcTGAAAAGGAAGAGACATGTATGGTCAGGGATAAAGAAAAATGGTAACTACCTGTCTTGTAGTACTAATGGATGAATGCTATTCTGAAATCCAAAAGCTGAAAGAAATAGAAACTCTTATGATCATTCTCAACAACAGTCCCTGATCATGCCCATTTCAGCACAGCCTGTGAGATTTCCTTGAAAATGTTATCAATCTGAAGAAAGCGACAATATTTTGAGATAACTCCAAGCATCCCATGTGGGTTCTCCCTCCTTTCCATAAACCTTGTTTGTTTTGATCATTTTGCTCTATATCACTGCTCATTTCACTTTCTGACTCTGACTTAAAAAGACACTTTCcttggaaaaagaaaaacaatctAGCTCAAATTTTTGTGTGAATCTGGTTTTGATCATGTGGGAATCAGAGAGTGAGTTAGCAGCAGGAAGGGAATATGGGGGCGGAGTTCTCAGCTCAAGCAAACATGGTGTCAAGATTGAAGGGTTTCAGCAAAGAGGCAACTCTTGGTATGTTAAATGCAGACACAGTGCCTGTGAAAATGTCATAGCTACTAATTTTCTGTGCTAATGCTagttatttcaaaatttaaagcACATGGAAGATTGAAAATTCTGATAGTGTTGTTTTAGAGTTTGAAAGTATGTTTCAGCTGCTTTaacatttttctctctttcacaTTCAGGTATGTTTCAGCTGATATTCCTAGTGATCTTCTGGTTCAAATTGGAGAAGCCACCTTCCACTTGCACAAGGTAACTTGGAagttcttttccttcttttctttCCCATCAGTATGACTTTTTATCTTGAGATTAGAGATAGTAATGAATTGTATTGTGCTGAATTTGATGAACTTTTCTACCCTTTTCATGTGAAAGTACCCTTTGCTGTCTCGAAGCGGAAAGCTGAACAGGATCCTATATGATTCTCGCGACCCTGACTTGAATAAGCTAGTTTTGGATGATCTCCCTGGTGGACCTGAGGCTTTGGAGCTTGCAGTCAAGTTCTGCTACGGAATCGCGATTGATTTAACAGCAGGCAACATCTCTGGCCTGAGATGTGCTGCTGAGTATCTTGAAATGACAGAGGACCTAGAAGAAGGAAATCTCATATTCAAGACTGAGGCGTTTCTCAGCTATGTGGTTTTGTCTTCATGGAGAGACTCCATAGTGGTGTTGAAAAGCTGTGAGAAGCTGTCACCGTGGGCGGAGAATCTTCAAATCGTGCGGCGATGCAGCGAGTCCATTGCTTGGAAGGCTTGCGCGAATCCGAAAGGGATAAGGTGGTCATATACTGGAAGAGCAGCAGTACAAGTTTCCAGCCCCAAATGGAATAATGACATGAAAGATTCAAGCCCCAGCAGGAACCAGCTTGTTCCTCCTGATTGGTGGTTTGAAGATGTTTCAATCCTTAGGATTGATCACTTTGTTAGAGTCATTACTGCAATTAAGGTGAAGGGAATGAGATATGAATTGATTGGTGCTGGCATAATGCATTATGCAACTAAGTGGTTACCAGGATTGATAATAATAAATGACACTGCAACACCAGTTAAAGATGAAGCAAGCTACATGAGTTACACTAGTTCTGGAAGTAGTGGAGGTGGTGGAAATAGCTGGAAAGGTGAACTACATATGATTGTGGCTGGAAATGGAActaaagatgaaaaaaaatcaagtatTCAATCTAAGGATCAAAGGATGATCATTGAGAGCCTCATCAGCATAGTTCCTCCCCAGAAGGACAGTGTCTCATGCAACTTCCTTCTCAGGCTTCTGAGGATGGCAAACATGTTAAAAGTTGCTCCTGCATTGATCACTGAATTGGAGAAAAGGGTGGGAATGCAGCTTGAGCAAGCTACACTTGCTGATCTTCTGATCCCTTGTTATGATAAAAGTGAGACTATGTATGATGTGGATCTTGTTCAGAGGTTGTTGGAGCATTTTCTTGTTCAGGAGCAGACTGAAAGTTCTAGTCCTAGCAGACAATCCATTTCTGACAAGCATGTTGGGGGAACTAACCAAAATGCTAAGGCAAGAGTGGCAAGACTTGTGGACAGTTATCTTACAGAAGTATCCAGAGATAGGAACCTTTCCTTGACAAAGTTTCAGGTTCTTGCTGAAGCTTTGCCTGAGTCAACTAGAACTTGTGATGATGGACTATACAGAGCAATTGATTCCTATCTTAAGGTAAATTGATAGTTCCTAGGAAAAATTAGAACAACAAAATTTCATGTGATTTTAAATTACTCTAGGATGTATGAAATTTAAGTAAAACTGCTTGTTAGATTTTGAGTTAGAACTTCAGGCACACACTAACTTGGTATGTTTATTTCCATCATAATAAAAGCAATGctttttgggtttcagcttcttTGCTGAAGAGAAGATGTGCATTTTCTAAAATATGAATAAATGCTTTATTACATGTTtggatccaaaaaaaaaatctcataatcaattctgtcACTCAGAAGGTACTCATATAAACTTCTccccaaaaataattttgactTCAGATTCCATAATTAGTTGCAGTTGAATTTATGTACTTCTATGTGATAATAACCCAAGAGAGTTGGAAGGTCAAGCCTTCTATCTCAAATACTTCACTGTGACGAAAGATTACAAAAATGctcaattttttgttgtttggTTCTTTCACATGAAAAAGATTTTCTGGTTATTTCCAGTGGAAATATATTTGGGATACATAGTAAATTGTTATAATTTtctcaaaaacaaaatttggGATACATGGTGTAATGTATTATGTGCATGTTCGGAAACTCGTTTGAAAAACATGGTGAAGCCAAAATTATTGTGGACTTCGCTAGAAGTTGCATCTGTCCATCACGATTTTAGATTTATCGTGATTTTCGAACGAGTTTCGAAACATGCACTATATCACATATATGATATCAGCAAACATAGAATCAAATTCAATCATTTCTGAGGCAAAATGGTTTCTTTATAGACCGGGTTAGTTGCATATTCATTAGTCTGAAACAATAAATATGAGAAACTACatcaatttgtgtttttctctacttctgtacttaactgtgAAACTAATTATCAGGCACATCCATCACTGACTGAGCATGAAAGGAAGCGGCTCTGCCGCGTGATGGATTGTCAGAAACTCTCCATTGATGCCTGCATGCATGCAGCCCAAAATGAAAGGCTTCCATTAAGGGTGGTGGTGCAAGTTCTATTTTCTGAACAGGTAAAGATAAGCAATGCACTAGCCACCAGTTCTCTGAAAGAAGGTGTTGAATCTCAGTACCAGCCAATGGTTACGAACCGGAAAACTCTACTAGAAGGGACACCACAATCGTTCCAAGAAGGGTGGGCGACGGCTAAGAAAGACATTAACACACTGAAGTTTGAGCTTGAGAGTGTGAAAACCAAGTACCTAGAGCTTCAAAATGACATGGAAAATCTGCAGAGACAATTTGATAAGGTGATGAAGCAGAAGCACACATCCGCGTGGAGCAGCGGTTGGAAGAAATTGGGCAAACTCGCGAAAATGACAAATGTAGAACATCATCATGGCATTTCACCTCAGGTTCCCAATTCAGAGGAACAGAACAGGAAGACAACTAGAAGGTGGAGAAACTCAATATCCTGAGTGATAATAAACTCTCAATTGGCAAGATTCTGATAGTGATACCTCTCAAATTAATTTCTGTGTTCAAGAGTTTTTGTCCTTTTTGTCatatttctttcctttttcttcttttggacAGTAAATGGGGCTTCTCtttgtttatttcttttttttttactttatgaaaTTGCCATGAAATTCAAACTACATTGTAATTTGTCACCAAATCTAATCATGATTTTCTTGTGTGAATTCTACAGCTCTGCTGAAATGTATACTTTTTACAAAATTATACTCAGTTTTCATAAGTTCTTCTGTCTCTTCTGAATTCTTATACACTAAATTACCAAACAAAATAGAAGATAAAATGGAGGCAGATCATATTAAAACAAATATCAACTGCCACTAGACCAATTAAAGTGATCTGGACTTACAGAAATCCTAATTTCCTAGGTGTAAAAATCTTTTAATTAAGAAATGCTGACTGAACCAGACCCTGTTATGCGATTAGGAAAAGAATTCCTGAGTCCTGACAATGAAATATGTGTACATAAATGTATTCTACATTATTGGAAATAATAATAAGCTTTTGTGATAGTTTTCTTATGGCACACGCACCAACCTCCAAAACTAAACATTGTAGCCAGTATGCAGAAAGCGTGGTCAATTTACAATTTCTTATATACATAGCAAAGCTCAGAATACAGTAAGTATTACATTTGGACTAAATTTAGACGCGAAATCTGCAATGAACTGAGAGAGAGTTCATTAGTTCCCTAAGGCTTCtggttcttctcattcttctggGAAAAGTTGGGATGGTTTCTCCATCCAGGATTATACCAGGTAGAGTATTAATCATTCATCTGAAAAATGTTCATGGCATTGGCAGCAACTTGCTCCTCACCAAGATTCTTGTTCATCAAAGCTCCTCGAGACTCGAGCAGCAGAGTCCAGTTAGACCTTAATAAAATGTGTGGACAATAAGCCACCCCTGGGAGCCATGGTCAGGGAACATCTGAATAAGTCCCTTATACAGAGCAATTGCTTCCTATCTTTGAAGAATTATTGTCTTCTCTAAATCAAGAATTTGTTCTTTCCAATGGAGCACAAGAGATGGAAGAGAAGAAATAAAACTTGGTTGGGCTCAGGCCCTAATAATTCTCTGTATAGATTGATGTATCCAAGTGCAGAAAACATGAATCCATTTCTGCTCTTAATAATACTACAAACCTAATCTAACAAATTGAAAATCCTAAAAAGATAAAAGGTGATTCAGAGATGACAACCGCATGGGGCGAGGGCAGGGAATGCCTCCCCACTTCCTAACCCTTCGCAGCATCCCTTTGTCCTCGCCCTCATTCCAAATCCCAACGACCGGTGAATTTTTACCTCATCCTTGTTTCTCACCTTCCCATGGGGACCTCAAACatggtaataaatttttttgaaaattagatATATAAAATACACAATTTTATACAATAGATTTAAAAACCACAAAATTAACACAACTAGATTACATtatttttgtacatcggaaagataaattacattcTACGCTTCAGGATTTGATACCTGCACTAATCCCCTACCTACGTTTTTCTtaatatttttatgtagaaggcATGCAAAAAAGGTACAAGTAACAGGACATGAGGAATCACAGATTGATCAAAGATGATATTCAATTATTCAAGATGCACAAACATGAAGCACATCAGATAATAACTGAAAAGATGTGCAGGTTAAACCAAAACATGTGCAGAGCATTCACACTTCAATTGTTCATAGTTTCATACAATCACACAGCCGACAGATGCATGATAGCATCATGAAAAAGAGACCCACAATACACAAACCACCTATGAATTACAAAGTAGAAACTAGAATTGCACATCATCATTCATTCCTCCCTCATCAACATGTAAAACAAAGTAATCTTTTCTATATCCATTCAAAGGGCCCCAGCAACTTATGATGAAACACTATACTCCCCCTTTCAGGCTTTCTGCCAGAAATCAGGAAACTTTCTTGGCACTTTAGAGCTCATATCTTGAAAGAGAGGACAAAAGCATTAACTCAAGAATGAAAAGGAGGGTGGAAAGTGGGACCTCAGTTGCCTAATGCGCATGCATTCAATTCAATCACCAAGAGAGTGCAACACTTGAGGGAAAAGTGTCCTCATTTACATAATACCCCACCACTAGCATCTCCATCCAAAAAAGCTACAGGGTAATCATTTTGGTCAACAAGTTGAAACCCCATCCTGCATTTTTCTCCAACTACAGTGGCATAGTGTAGTAGTATCTTTTTCTTTAAACCTCAGGTAGCCGAGGCAATCCAGTTCGAGCCGGGTAGGGTCTCTTTTCGCTGCAAACACACTTGTGTTTCCCAGGGATAGTGTAACACTATTACCTTTATTTCCCAACCATATATACACCTCAAGAAAGAGGATATTTTTGAGAGAAAC
This window harbors:
- the LOC130716246 gene encoding root phototropism protein 3; this translates as MWESESELAAGREYGGGVLSSSKHGVKIEGFQQRGNSWYVSADIPSDLLVQIGEATFHLHKYPLLSRSGKLNRILYDSRDPDLNKLVLDDLPGGPEALELAVKFCYGIAIDLTAGNISGLRCAAEYLEMTEDLEEGNLIFKTEAFLSYVVLSSWRDSIVVLKSCEKLSPWAENLQIVRRCSESIAWKACANPKGIRWSYTGRAAVQVSSPKWNNDMKDSSPSRNQLVPPDWWFEDVSILRIDHFVRVITAIKVKGMRYELIGAGIMHYATKWLPGLIIINDTATPVKDEASYMSYTSSGSSGGGGNSWKGELHMIVAGNGTKDEKKSSIQSKDQRMIIESLISIVPPQKDSVSCNFLLRLLRMANMLKVAPALITELEKRVGMQLEQATLADLLIPCYDKSETMYDVDLVQRLLEHFLVQEQTESSSPSRQSISDKHVGGTNQNAKARVARLVDSYLTEVSRDRNLSLTKFQVLAEALPESTRTCDDGLYRAIDSYLKAHPSLTEHERKRLCRVMDCQKLSIDACMHAAQNERLPLRVVVQVLFSEQVKISNALATSSLKEGVESQYQPMVTNRKTLLEGTPQSFQEGWATAKKDINTLKFELESVKTKYLELQNDMENLQRQFDKVMKQKHTSAWSSGWKKLGKLAKMTNVEHHHGISPQVPNSEEQNRKTTRRWRNSIS